One Tunturibacter gelidoferens genomic region harbors:
- a CDS encoding aminopeptidase: protein MVDQATQAAPDLRTTAFPPEFTPGARNAVTTCLRIQPNEKVTLITDERCLTIAASLVAELDQIGCTWNAFVLEALAPRPLTDLPSAILEDMESSQVSIFAVEVQPNELHSRMQMTDVVNRRRMRHAHMVNITPEIMTQGMRADFLAIDRLSQAVLDKVRAATYVRATTPAGTDIHAQLNPDYRWFKTSGIISTEKWGNLPGGECFTAPGEVNGVFVVDGVVGDFLCARYGILRAHPLTINIEGNRITRASSENKALERDFWAYTHTDENSDRVGEFAIGTNIGVDRVIGNILQDEKFPGIHIAFGDPYGAHTGAPWKSSTHIDVVGLEFSIWLGDAQGEEQIMRDGQFLLDA, encoded by the coding sequence ATGGTTGATCAAGCAACGCAGGCAGCACCAGACCTCCGCACCACCGCCTTCCCCCCTGAGTTCACCCCCGGTGCTCGCAACGCCGTCACTACCTGCCTGCGCATCCAACCCAACGAGAAGGTCACCCTCATCACCGACGAGCGCTGCCTCACCATCGCCGCCTCCCTCGTCGCGGAGCTAGACCAGATCGGCTGCACCTGGAACGCCTTCGTCCTCGAAGCTCTCGCCCCACGCCCCCTTACCGATCTGCCTTCAGCCATCCTCGAAGACATGGAGTCCTCGCAGGTCAGCATCTTTGCCGTCGAAGTCCAGCCCAACGAGCTCCACAGTCGTATGCAGATGACCGACGTCGTCAATCGCCGCCGCATGCGCCACGCCCACATGGTCAACATCACCCCCGAGATCATGACCCAGGGTATGCGCGCCGACTTCCTCGCTATCGACCGGCTCTCCCAGGCCGTCCTCGACAAGGTCCGCGCCGCCACTTACGTCCGCGCCACCACCCCCGCCGGCACCGACATTCACGCCCAGCTCAACCCCGACTATCGCTGGTTCAAAACCTCAGGCATCATCAGCACCGAGAAGTGGGGCAACCTCCCCGGCGGCGAATGCTTCACCGCTCCCGGTGAGGTCAACGGCGTCTTCGTCGTCGACGGCGTCGTAGGCGACTTCCTCTGCGCTCGCTACGGCATCCTCCGCGCCCATCCCCTCACGATCAACATCGAAGGCAATCGGATCACTCGTGCCTCCAGCGAGAACAAAGCCCTCGAGCGCGATTTTTGGGCCTACACCCACACCGACGAAAACTCCGACCGAGTGGGCGAGTTTGCCATCGGCACCAACATCGGCGTCGACCGCGTCATCGGCAACATCCTTCAGGACGAAAAATTCCCCGGCATCCACATCGCCTTCGGCGATCCTTACGGCGCTCACACCGGAGCCCCCTGGAAGTCCTCCACCCACATCGACGTAGTAGGCCTCGAGTTCAGCATCTGGCTTGGCGACGCGCAGGGTGAAGAGCAGATCATGCGCGACGGCCAGTTTCTACTCGACGCCTGA
- the rimM gene encoding ribosome maturation factor RimM (Essential for efficient processing of 16S rRNA), producing MTQTTPAWIVLAHLLRPQGRKGEVLAELFTDFPERFEEQTRVFLAPSGFEGEESEARAIEVVAFWLPVGKNQGRVVLQLSGIETISDAEAVAGLDVLVPREERLPLDDDSVYISELIGCTVYDRATAVGVVEDVQFATTADGARRLTDAAPLLEVRSLAGDVILIPFAKAFLLAVDTEAKRIEMKLPDGLVEVNRSSGDES from the coding sequence ATGACGCAAACTACTCCAGCCTGGATTGTGTTGGCACATCTACTTCGGCCGCAAGGTCGCAAGGGTGAGGTTCTGGCGGAGCTGTTTACCGACTTCCCCGAGCGGTTTGAGGAGCAGACGAGAGTGTTTCTCGCGCCCTCGGGCTTTGAAGGGGAGGAGTCGGAGGCACGTGCTATAGAGGTTGTGGCGTTCTGGCTGCCCGTTGGGAAGAACCAGGGACGCGTCGTACTGCAGTTGTCGGGTATTGAGACGATTTCGGATGCTGAGGCGGTCGCCGGATTAGACGTGCTCGTCCCTCGAGAGGAACGGCTTCCGTTAGATGACGATTCGGTCTACATCAGCGAGTTGATCGGCTGTACGGTGTATGACCGAGCAACGGCGGTGGGTGTTGTAGAAGATGTTCAATTCGCTACAACCGCAGATGGGGCGCGCCGACTGACCGACGCTGCACCGCTGCTGGAGGTGAGGTCGCTCGCCGGGGATGTGATTCTCATCCCGTTTGCGAAGGCGTTTTTACTGGCGGTGGATACAGAGGCGAAACGCATCGAGATGAAGCTGCCTGATGGTTTAGTCGAAGTCAATCGAAGCTCGGGCGACGAGAGCTAA
- a CDS encoding alpha/beta hydrolase → MTEHTADELDSNPRYSVRKFHSEILPDDRMISVYLPPQYLEDEERRFPVFYLHDGQNLFDGRTSYIAGRTWNAHTTADELSLNGEIEPVILVGVANTGLRRMAEYTPTRDLKMGGGEGRKYGRLLVEELKPLIDRSYRTLADGKNTGLGGSSLGGLISLYLGFSYPEVFGKLAVISPSLWWDQRSILQVIERTDPKPELRLWLDIGTAEGVRHVRDTDMLERVLLNRGWRAGKDLIYEKVDGAVHDENAWSKRFGDVLRFLFPSG, encoded by the coding sequence ATGACAGAGCATACCGCAGACGAACTGGATTCCAATCCGAGATATAGCGTACGTAAGTTTCATTCGGAGATTCTGCCGGACGACCGGATGATTTCGGTCTATCTCCCACCGCAGTATCTGGAGGATGAGGAGCGGCGCTTCCCTGTTTTTTATCTGCACGATGGTCAGAATTTGTTTGACGGGCGGACGTCGTACATCGCGGGGCGGACCTGGAATGCGCATACGACGGCTGACGAGCTGAGCCTGAACGGTGAGATTGAGCCGGTGATCCTGGTAGGCGTTGCAAATACAGGACTTCGCCGGATGGCAGAGTACACGCCGACGCGTGACTTGAAGATGGGTGGGGGAGAGGGACGGAAGTATGGGCGGTTGCTGGTCGAGGAGCTGAAACCTCTGATTGACCGCTCCTACCGGACCTTGGCCGATGGAAAGAATACCGGGCTTGGCGGGTCGTCGCTGGGCGGACTGATCTCTCTGTATTTGGGATTTTCGTACCCGGAGGTGTTCGGCAAGCTCGCGGTCATTTCGCCATCGCTGTGGTGGGATCAGCGCAGCATTTTGCAGGTGATCGAACGAACGGACCCGAAGCCTGAGCTTCGTCTCTGGCTGGATATAGGGACGGCGGAGGGGGTTCGTCATGTTCGAGACACGGACATGCTGGAGCGCGTGCTGCTGAATCGGGGCTGGCGGGCCGGAAAAGACCTTATCTATGAGAAGGTTGACGGAGCAGTTCACGATGAAAATGCCTGGTCGAAGCGCTTTGGGGATGTGCTGCGGTTTCTTTTTCCGTCAGGGTAA
- the rpsP gene encoding 30S ribosomal protein S16, whose translation MIRLARVGARKQPHYRIVVIEKDRARNGRSVEVVGTYNPRTNPATVDLKRDRIDYWTGNGAQLSERVGKLMAQKPAEAVAVA comes from the coding sequence ATGATTCGTTTGGCGCGCGTTGGAGCGCGTAAGCAGCCACATTACCGCATCGTTGTGATCGAGAAGGACCGCGCCCGTAACGGCCGTTCGGTCGAAGTAGTGGGGACGTACAATCCGCGCACCAACCCTGCGACGGTTGATTTGAAGCGTGACCGCATCGACTACTGGACCGGAAACGGAGCACAGTTGTCTGAGCGCGTGGGTAAGCTGATGGCGCAGAAGCCTGCAGAGGCAGTCGCGGTAGCCTAG
- a CDS encoding esterase family protein has product MKREYHKWFSPSLGRDMELLIFGHAGYPAVVFPTSQGRFYEFEDRQMVSTVQDKLEHGHLQLYCVDSVDGESWYNRDVPPRWRIARQAQYGNYIMNEVVPLIRQMNQYSGIGTIGISFGGYHALNIALRHPDVFTGMLSMSGAFDPSHFLRGYYDDDCYFNIPTHYLPNIGDPWYLDRYRRNNYVLATGVHDQCWNENERMAQIFRAKNIPCRLDVWGDNTGHDWPWWQRMLQTYL; this is encoded by the coding sequence ATGAAGCGCGAATACCACAAATGGTTCTCTCCCTCCCTCGGGCGCGATATGGAACTGCTCATCTTCGGACACGCAGGGTATCCCGCCGTCGTCTTCCCCACCTCCCAGGGCCGCTTCTACGAGTTTGAAGATCGCCAGATGGTCAGCACCGTGCAAGACAAGCTCGAGCACGGCCACCTCCAGCTCTACTGCGTCGACTCGGTCGATGGCGAAAGCTGGTACAACCGCGACGTCCCACCCCGCTGGCGAATCGCCCGTCAGGCGCAGTACGGCAACTACATCATGAATGAGGTCGTTCCCCTCATCCGCCAGATGAACCAGTACTCCGGCATCGGAACCATCGGCATCAGCTTCGGCGGCTACCACGCCTTGAACATCGCCCTCCGTCACCCCGACGTCTTCACCGGCATGCTCTCCATGAGCGGAGCCTTCGACCCATCCCACTTTCTCCGCGGCTACTACGACGACGACTGCTACTTCAACATCCCCACGCACTATCTCCCCAACATCGGCGACCCTTGGTATCTCGACCGTTACCGCCGTAACAACTACGTTCTCGCAACCGGCGTCCACGACCAGTGCTGGAACGAGAACGAACGCATGGCGCAGATCTTCCGCGCAAAAAACATCCCCTGCCGCCTCGATGTCTGGGGCGACAACACAGGCCACGACTGGCCTTGGTGGCAGAGAATGCTGCAGACCTATCTCTAA
- a CDS encoding LolA family protein, with product MTTFRRIVASLFLSSVVSGLATVSGVAQPKPGHLDEVLRQMDAASLKFQSAEADFQWDLYEKVVQQTTTQKGTIYFKKEGVKTVMGAKVASPSIKVLEYRNGILTLFDPGTDHETIITPKGNQAQMESFLTLGFGGSGREMAKAWAISDLGDEMLNGVQTAKLDLVPKDPSVRNNCTHMTIWVDPVRGITLKQSFYMPSDDYRTAVYANIRYNQGVDTKPYQIKTDSKTTTDSH from the coding sequence ATGACCACATTCCGTCGTATCGTTGCATCACTTTTCCTGTCATCTGTTGTTTCAGGTCTCGCCACAGTTTCTGGTGTTGCGCAGCCGAAGCCTGGCCACCTGGATGAAGTGCTTCGTCAGATGGACGCGGCGAGCCTGAAGTTCCAGTCGGCTGAGGCCGATTTTCAGTGGGACCTTTACGAGAAGGTTGTGCAGCAGACGACCACGCAGAAGGGCACCATTTACTTCAAGAAGGAAGGCGTGAAGACCGTCATGGGAGCCAAGGTTGCGTCTCCCTCGATCAAGGTTCTTGAATACCGCAACGGGATTCTGACTCTGTTTGACCCTGGCACCGACCACGAGACCATCATTACTCCTAAGGGGAACCAGGCTCAGATGGAGAGCTTTCTCACGCTTGGCTTCGGTGGCAGTGGCAGAGAGATGGCCAAAGCATGGGCAATCTCAGATCTAGGGGATGAGATGCTGAACGGAGTGCAGACCGCTAAGCTGGATCTGGTGCCGAAGGATCCGTCTGTCCGCAACAATTGCACGCATATGACGATCTGGGTAGACCCTGTCCGCGGCATTACTCTGAAACAAAGCTTCTACATGCCGTCCGATGACTATCGAACTGCCGTCTACGCCAACATCAGATACAACCAGGGTGTAGATACCAAGCCTTATCAGATAAAGACTGACAGTAAGACGACGACTGATTCGCACTGA
- a CDS encoding KH domain-containing protein encodes MTQATQFPAGDNPVKNMTDLVAEIARALVDDQDSVSVEAIEDGECTAIRLRVAASDVGKVIGKQGRTARSMRTILSAASMKLKHRFSLDIVEEDHPPAP; translated from the coding sequence ATGACCCAGGCAACCCAGTTTCCTGCAGGGGACAACCCTGTAAAGAACATGACAGACCTTGTAGCAGAGATAGCCCGTGCCTTGGTAGACGACCAGGACAGTGTCTCGGTCGAGGCCATAGAAGATGGCGAATGCACCGCGATTCGCTTGCGGGTCGCTGCCAGCGATGTCGGTAAAGTGATCGGGAAGCAAGGACGGACAGCGCGTTCCATGCGCACGATTCTTAGCGCAGCCAGCATGAAGCTGAAACACCGCTTTTCGCTCGACATCGTTGAAGAGGATCATCCCCCTGCACCATAA
- the serS gene encoding serine--tRNA ligase: MIDLAFVRANLALVKEKLRNRGIDPELALGNFVEVDRERREAITRVETLKAQRNRLTEEIAKLKREGVDATSQSDQTRALKSEAESLEYSAAIADERLKEILQALPNLPQDSVPIGKSADDNRQEKVWGEQTVFDFPAKPHWDLGEALGILDFGRAAKISGSRFVVHFGQGARLERALANFMIDLHTGEHGYTEVLPPYMVNSKSLFGTGQLPKFAEDSFHCDDKGSYQTGVYQENDHWLIPTAEVPVTNLFRDETLEESQLPISFCAYTPCFRSEAGSYGKDVRGMIRQHQFQKVELVKFVRPEDSNAEHERLTRHAETVLERLGLPYRRMLLCTGDMGFSAAKTYDLEVWLPGQQLYREISSCSNFESFQARRANIRYRPAQAKKSEFLHTLNGSGLAVGRTYLAILENYQQADGTIKIPSVLVPYMNGDTVIGKQQGRS; this comes from the coding sequence ATGATTGATCTTGCATTTGTTCGGGCTAATTTGGCCCTTGTGAAAGAGAAGTTGCGTAATCGGGGAATAGATCCCGAACTTGCACTGGGTAACTTCGTCGAAGTCGATCGCGAGAGGCGAGAGGCTATCACTCGAGTGGAGACGCTCAAGGCCCAGAGAAACAGGTTAACGGAAGAGATCGCAAAGCTCAAACGTGAAGGAGTAGATGCAACCTCACAGTCCGATCAGACACGCGCCCTGAAGTCTGAAGCAGAGTCGCTTGAGTACTCCGCAGCAATTGCCGACGAGCGATTGAAAGAGATATTGCAAGCCCTCCCCAATCTGCCGCAGGACAGCGTACCCATCGGCAAATCGGCGGACGACAACCGACAGGAGAAGGTCTGGGGCGAGCAAACGGTCTTCGACTTCCCCGCAAAACCTCATTGGGACCTCGGCGAAGCGCTGGGCATCCTCGATTTTGGTCGCGCGGCCAAAATCTCAGGCTCGCGCTTTGTTGTCCACTTCGGCCAAGGAGCACGGCTCGAACGCGCCCTCGCCAACTTCATGATTGACCTTCACACTGGCGAGCACGGCTATACCGAAGTCCTGCCACCGTATATGGTCAACTCTAAGTCCCTCTTTGGCACGGGCCAGCTGCCGAAGTTTGCCGAAGATAGCTTCCATTGCGACGACAAGGGTTCCTACCAGACCGGTGTTTACCAGGAGAACGATCATTGGCTCATCCCTACTGCTGAGGTTCCAGTCACGAATCTATTCCGCGATGAGACGCTCGAAGAATCGCAGCTTCCAATATCCTTCTGCGCCTACACCCCTTGTTTCCGGTCCGAGGCAGGCTCTTACGGAAAGGATGTTCGTGGCATGATCCGCCAGCATCAGTTCCAGAAGGTCGAGTTGGTCAAATTTGTACGCCCCGAAGACTCCAACGCTGAGCATGAACGTCTCACGCGTCACGCCGAGACCGTGCTTGAGCGTCTCGGCCTCCCTTATCGGCGAATGCTGCTCTGCACGGGCGACATGGGCTTTTCTGCTGCTAAAACCTACGATCTCGAGGTGTGGTTGCCCGGTCAACAGCTCTATCGCGAGATATCGTCCTGCTCCAACTTTGAGTCCTTCCAAGCTCGTAGGGCAAATATCCGTTACCGCCCGGCCCAAGCAAAGAAGAGTGAGTTTCTTCACACCCTGAATGGCAGCGGACTAGCCGTAGGCCGCACCTATCTTGCGATTCTGGAGAACTATCAGCAGGCTGACGGAACGATAAAGATCCCATCCGTGTTAGTTCCGTATATGAACGGCGATACAGTCATCGGCAAGCAGCAAGGCAGGAGCTAA
- the solA gene encoding N-methyl-L-tryptophan oxidase, with translation MTLESTFDVIVVGLGAMGSATSYQLSKRGAKVLGLEAFTPAHDKGSSHGESRIIRQAYFEDPAYVPLVLRAYELWDQLQEESNENLLTITGGVAIGPTKGTLVTGCLRSATKYGLGHDLFDAKEMRRRFPQFALTEDEVAFYEEKAGYLKPEECIRQHLRGASRRGADLRFEEPVLSWTASQEGDGVSVTTEKQTYHARSLVISVGPWFAELLPDVAMPVVVSRRVLFWLKPLYESSNFDRGVFPIFLWEPEGSPLFYGLPRISEDGSPKVGIHSGNETCTPSTIDRRIHPRDASAIRSAIGTRIPALNGEISHTSTCMYTMTPDEHFIIDTHPNYPQVSLAAGFSGHGFKFSSVVGEILCDLAMTRETSTDIRIFSGSRFLKHG, from the coding sequence GTGACGCTGGAAAGCACATTTGACGTTATCGTCGTCGGCCTCGGCGCTATGGGAAGCGCCACGTCATACCAACTATCTAAGCGAGGCGCAAAGGTGTTGGGGCTGGAGGCCTTTACTCCCGCTCATGATAAGGGGTCGTCGCACGGGGAGTCGCGCATTATCCGGCAGGCGTACTTCGAAGACCCTGCCTATGTTCCGCTCGTTCTACGGGCATATGAGCTTTGGGACCAGTTGCAAGAGGAAAGCAACGAGAACCTCTTGACCATCACTGGTGGCGTTGCTATTGGACCGACCAAAGGAACGCTGGTGACGGGCTGCTTGAGAAGCGCGACAAAGTACGGTCTCGGACACGACCTATTCGACGCCAAAGAGATGCGCCGTCGCTTTCCGCAGTTTGCCCTGACAGAGGACGAAGTCGCTTTCTACGAAGAGAAGGCAGGCTACCTCAAGCCCGAGGAATGTATCCGACAGCATCTACGCGGTGCATCCAGGCGCGGTGCAGATCTTCGTTTCGAAGAACCAGTGCTTTCGTGGACGGCTTCTCAAGAGGGTGACGGTGTAAGCGTTACGACAGAAAAGCAGACTTACCATGCCAGATCGCTGGTGATTTCTGTTGGTCCGTGGTTCGCGGAGCTGTTACCAGACGTTGCGATGCCGGTCGTCGTCTCGCGCAGGGTGCTGTTCTGGCTTAAGCCTCTTTACGAATCTTCCAACTTTGATCGTGGAGTGTTCCCGATCTTCCTATGGGAGCCTGAGGGATCTCCGTTGTTCTATGGCCTTCCGCGAATAAGCGAAGATGGGAGCCCAAAGGTGGGGATTCATTCTGGTAATGAGACATGCACTCCGTCGACAATCGACCGGCGCATCCATCCGCGTGATGCATCAGCAATCAGGTCTGCTATCGGGACTAGAATTCCCGCGCTCAACGGGGAGATCTCTCACACGTCGACCTGCATGTATACGATGACGCCTGACGAACACTTCATTATCGATACGCACCCCAATTATCCGCAGGTGAGCCTTGCTGCCGGATTCTCCGGTCATGGTTTCAAATTTTCTTCCGTAGTAGGAGAGATTCTTTGCGACCTCGCAATGACACGAGAGACTTCAACGGATATCCGCATCTTCTCAGGTTCCCGATTTCTTAAGCATGGGTAG
- a CDS encoding ATP-grasp domain-containing protein: MKKIGVLFGMENTFPGALVDRINAMEIEGIHAEFVCVGGVQMAAPSGYAVIVDRISHDMPFYRSFLKNAALSGTQIINNPFWWSADDKFFNYALASKLGVAVPKTVLLPHKKFPPQINERSLRNLQFPLDWDGIFDYVGFPAFLKPHDGGGWRDVFHVHNRDEFFYAYDQTRDLCMTLQAAVNFKEYFRCYVVGQTDVRIMPYDPRRPHEHRYVLDPPEYDKNLLKRVEKDALTLCKALGYDLNTVEFAVEDGSPYAIDFMNPAPDADLHAVGKESFDWIVDKVAKLAVKKAQSSAKVKTEMNWSAFLAPSRKKEISKSSAKSAPKKAVKKKTKKEE, from the coding sequence GTGAAGAAGATCGGTGTTCTGTTCGGAATGGAAAATACCTTTCCCGGTGCGTTGGTCGATCGCATCAACGCGATGGAGATCGAAGGCATTCACGCGGAGTTCGTCTGCGTAGGCGGCGTTCAAATGGCCGCGCCCTCGGGCTACGCCGTTATCGTCGACCGCATCTCGCACGACATGCCCTTCTACCGTTCGTTCCTCAAAAACGCGGCTCTCAGCGGCACACAGATCATCAACAACCCCTTCTGGTGGTCCGCCGACGACAAGTTCTTCAACTACGCCCTCGCCTCAAAACTAGGCGTAGCCGTCCCTAAGACTGTTCTCCTTCCGCACAAAAAATTTCCACCACAGATCAACGAGCGCTCCCTACGCAACCTGCAGTTTCCTCTCGACTGGGATGGCATCTTCGACTACGTAGGCTTTCCGGCCTTCCTCAAACCTCACGACGGTGGCGGCTGGCGCGATGTCTTCCACGTCCACAATCGCGACGAGTTCTTCTATGCCTACGATCAGACCCGCGACCTCTGCATGACCCTTCAGGCTGCGGTCAACTTCAAGGAGTACTTCCGCTGCTACGTCGTCGGTCAAACTGACGTCCGCATCATGCCCTACGATCCGCGCCGCCCACACGAGCACCGCTACGTCCTCGACCCACCGGAGTACGACAAGAACCTCCTCAAGCGCGTCGAAAAGGACGCCCTCACCCTCTGCAAAGCCCTCGGCTACGACCTCAACACCGTCGAGTTCGCCGTAGAAGACGGCAGCCCCTACGCCATCGACTTCATGAACCCCGCACCTGACGCCGACCTTCACGCCGTCGGCAAGGAGAGCTTCGACTGGATCGTCGACAAGGTCGCGAAACTAGCTGTAAAAAAGGCGCAATCCTCCGCCAAAGTGAAAACGGAGATGAACTGGTCCGCGTTCCTCGCCCCCTCGAGGAAAAAAGAGATATCTAAATCAAGCGCCAAATCTGCACCCAAAAAAGCGGTGAAGAAGAAAACAAAAAAAGAGGAATAG
- a CDS encoding carboxylate-amine ligase — protein sequence MRPSFTLGIEEEYQTVDPETRDLRSHIATEMLAKGKLRLEERVKAEMHQSVIEVGTRICSNIQVAQEDLFDLRRNMIALAEEHGLLLIAGATHPFADWRVQEIYPDPRYAQVVEDLQLVARANLIFGLHVHVGIEDREAAIRIMNSLRYFLPHILALSTNSPFWLGMETGYKSYRAKVFENFPRTNLPDSFASYSEFESYVNLLIKTNSIDNAKKIWWDVRPHPFFDTVEVRICDIPLRAQESIAIAALIQATACKLWHLHSRNIDYRQYSRALLMENKFRAVRYGLDGKMIDFGKQAEVPVRDLIIEYLAFVDDVLDELGSRTEINYIHTMLREGSGADRQLKTYRETNSLKSVVDYMAAETRAGL from the coding sequence ATGCGGCCATCCTTCACGCTAGGCATCGAAGAGGAGTACCAGACAGTCGACCCCGAGACCCGCGATCTGCGCTCTCATATCGCCACCGAGATGCTCGCCAAGGGCAAGCTTCGTCTCGAAGAGCGCGTCAAGGCCGAGATGCATCAATCCGTCATCGAAGTAGGCACCCGCATCTGCAGCAACATTCAGGTAGCGCAAGAGGATCTCTTCGATCTCCGCCGCAACATGATCGCCCTAGCCGAAGAGCATGGCCTCCTGCTCATCGCCGGCGCCACCCACCCCTTCGCCGACTGGCGCGTCCAAGAGATCTACCCCGATCCTCGCTATGCCCAGGTCGTCGAAGACCTCCAGCTCGTCGCCCGCGCCAACCTCATCTTCGGCCTCCACGTTCACGTCGGCATCGAAGACCGCGAAGCCGCCATCCGCATCATGAACTCGCTCCGTTACTTCCTTCCCCACATCCTCGCCCTCTCCACCAACTCTCCCTTCTGGCTCGGCATGGAGACCGGCTACAAGAGCTACCGCGCCAAGGTCTTCGAAAACTTTCCCCGCACTAACCTCCCCGACAGCTTCGCCAGCTACTCCGAGTTCGAGAGCTACGTCAACCTCCTCATCAAAACCAACTCCATCGACAACGCCAAAAAAATCTGGTGGGACGTCCGCCCTCATCCCTTCTTCGACACCGTCGAAGTCCGCATCTGCGACATCCCCCTCCGCGCGCAGGAGTCCATCGCCATCGCTGCACTCATCCAGGCCACAGCCTGCAAGCTCTGGCACCTCCACTCCCGCAACATCGACTACCGCCAGTACTCCCGCGCTCTGCTGATGGAAAATAAATTCCGCGCCGTCCGCTACGGCCTCGACGGCAAGATGATCGACTTCGGCAAACAGGCCGAGGTCCCCGTCCGCGATCTCATCATCGAATACCTCGCCTTCGTCGATGACGTCCTCGACGAGCTAGGCAGCCGCACCGAGATCAACTACATCCACACCATGCTCCGCGAAGGCTCCGGAGCCGATCGCCAGCTAAAAACCTACCGCGAAACCAACAGCCTGAAATCCGTAGTCGACTACATGGCCGCCGAAACCCGCGCCGGCCTATAA